One stretch of Microbacterium terrae DNA includes these proteins:
- a CDS encoding TetR/AcrR family transcriptional regulator encodes MTAPTPRSGRGRRPAAEVRTAVVSTSSRLLFAEGIRAITFERVAKEAGVSKTTLYKWWVSPGALAAEAYVARSEPLLKFPDTGDLHADLVAQVTAFAELLTQGGAGGVIPQLIGSAQTDPALAEAWTRTYALPRRDLARERLRAAQHVGQLSEHADIDIVIDQIWGAFYHRLLVLRTSILDLDIERLVTTAIRGAG; translated from the coding sequence ATGACAGCACCGACACCGCGGTCCGGGAGAGGGCGCCGCCCCGCCGCCGAGGTTCGCACCGCTGTGGTGTCGACCTCGAGTCGGCTGCTCTTCGCTGAAGGGATCCGTGCGATCACGTTCGAACGGGTGGCCAAGGAGGCGGGAGTGAGCAAGACCACTCTGTACAAGTGGTGGGTGTCGCCAGGTGCACTCGCAGCCGAGGCGTACGTCGCACGTAGCGAGCCGCTGCTGAAGTTCCCTGACACCGGCGACCTCCACGCCGACCTCGTCGCACAGGTCACCGCATTCGCCGAACTGTTGACACAAGGCGGCGCCGGTGGTGTGATCCCACAGCTCATCGGATCCGCCCAGACGGATCCCGCTCTGGCCGAGGCGTGGACGCGCACCTACGCGCTTCCCCGCCGCGACCTCGCGCGCGAGCGACTCCGAGCAGCGCAGCACGTCGGGCAATTGAGCGAGCACGCAGACATCGACATCGTCATCGACCAGATCTGGGGCGCGTTCTACCACCGACTGCTCGTATTGCGAACCTCCATCCTCGATCTCGACATCGAGCGCCTCGTCACGACTGCGATCCGAGGCGCCGGATAG
- a CDS encoding HD domain-containing protein — translation MRIADFPVPDTPAARGALELATQYQSAAITAHALRSWLWAEAFAHVDGITDIDHELLYVSAVLHDIGTVAEFDNHRISYEHAGGHVGVALTVGAGWPRRRRDRVLEVIVRHNWPSVDRALDAEGYLLEIATGLDISGARPNDLPEDFRREVLTTHPRGMLAAEFGSCVSDQAARKPDTAARRLVDGGIIGKLAANPLERLG, via the coding sequence ATGCGCATTGCAGACTTCCCGGTGCCCGATACTCCTGCTGCCCGCGGTGCTCTCGAGCTCGCCACGCAGTACCAGTCCGCAGCGATCACCGCTCACGCGCTGCGCTCCTGGCTCTGGGCAGAGGCCTTCGCGCACGTCGATGGCATCACGGACATCGACCACGAGCTGCTGTACGTGTCCGCCGTCCTGCACGACATCGGCACCGTGGCGGAGTTCGACAACCACAGGATCTCCTACGAACACGCCGGCGGGCACGTCGGTGTCGCGCTCACCGTGGGAGCAGGCTGGCCACGACGCCGGCGCGATCGGGTGCTGGAGGTGATCGTGCGTCACAACTGGCCGAGTGTCGACCGCGCGTTGGACGCCGAGGGCTACCTGCTCGAGATCGCCACGGGTCTGGACATCTCAGGCGCGAGGCCGAATGATCTTCCGGAGGACTTCCGGCGCGAGGTCCTCACCACCCACCCACGTGGGATGCTCGCCGCGGAGTTCGGCTCATGCGTGAGCGACCAGGCAGCGCGCAAACCCGATACGGCCGCGAGACGGCTCGTCGATGGCGGCATCATCGGCAAGCTTGCGGCCAACCCCCTCGAACGTCTCGGCTGA
- a CDS encoding acyltransferase family protein yields MTRTRYAGLDGIRALAVALVVVYHAAPPLGVQSGFVGVDVFFVLSGFLITSLLLAERESTGRIGLRAFWARRARRLLPALVVMLTVCATAAWAIDDELLWRVGAQLASALTFSYNWVAIASSANYFDEAASPLFQNVWSLAVEEQFYLVWPVLVGLLAAVFATRPARVGFALILAGTSAAWATLLILTRGDITRVYFGTDTHGFGLLLGCALAFGLQAVFERPPLPSPSAYLLDGGWRVLPYPVAVSPRAHRPAVGNAMGVVGLFALIGVVAIAMSPPTDTALTYPGLLLVTSILTVAAIAGSVWPGSWLGRILEVRPVRWVGQRSYGIYLWHWPVLLLVGAVIGDESGSPTVAAAAVVITIGAAAASYRWIETPIRRDGFRLTMRRTAQALASGAPVRRWRAVGVVAAAALVVAGTTAAVAQAPERTDAERYVQAGQDAVAAASPSPGVAAPSAPTDTPAPILAPSGPAPSPSPVASPSAPVAPVITGDQVTAVGDSVMLASAQALLNRYPGILIDAQVSRSGRSAADVLQQLAVTGQLRSCVVVALGTNDYFGRGTLDRVVEIVGPERHLILITAFAPRSWIGGVNHDIRAFAAAHPGVVVGAWDEAIATRTELLAADGIHPTAAGAEVFADVIADALARAASAGP; encoded by the coding sequence GTGACGCGTACCCGATATGCGGGTCTGGACGGCATCCGCGCTCTCGCGGTCGCGCTGGTGGTCGTGTACCACGCTGCGCCGCCGCTGGGCGTGCAGTCCGGATTCGTCGGCGTCGACGTGTTCTTCGTGCTGTCGGGATTCCTGATCACCTCTCTCCTGCTGGCTGAACGCGAAAGCACCGGCCGAATCGGACTGCGTGCGTTCTGGGCACGCCGGGCACGGCGTCTGCTGCCGGCACTCGTGGTGATGCTCACCGTCTGCGCGACGGCGGCGTGGGCGATCGACGACGAGCTGCTGTGGCGTGTGGGCGCACAACTGGCGAGTGCGCTGACGTTCTCATACAACTGGGTCGCCATCGCGTCGAGTGCGAACTACTTCGATGAAGCAGCGTCGCCCCTCTTCCAGAACGTATGGTCGCTCGCCGTGGAGGAGCAGTTCTACCTCGTCTGGCCGGTGCTCGTCGGCCTGCTCGCAGCCGTCTTCGCGACACGACCCGCACGGGTCGGGTTCGCGCTGATCCTCGCGGGAACGAGCGCGGCGTGGGCGACGCTCCTGATTCTGACGCGGGGCGACATCACGCGTGTCTACTTCGGCACCGATACGCACGGATTCGGCCTCCTGTTGGGGTGCGCACTCGCCTTCGGGCTTCAGGCGGTCTTCGAGCGACCCCCGTTGCCGTCGCCGTCGGCGTACCTGCTCGACGGGGGATGGCGTGTCCTTCCCTACCCGGTTGCGGTGTCGCCGAGGGCCCATCGTCCCGCGGTCGGCAACGCGATGGGCGTGGTCGGTCTCTTCGCACTGATCGGGGTGGTCGCGATCGCGATGTCGCCGCCGACCGACACGGCACTCACGTACCCCGGTCTGCTCCTGGTGACCTCGATCCTGACCGTCGCCGCGATAGCCGGAAGCGTATGGCCGGGTTCCTGGCTGGGGCGGATCCTCGAGGTTCGCCCCGTGCGCTGGGTCGGGCAGCGGTCCTACGGCATCTACCTCTGGCATTGGCCCGTGCTGCTGCTCGTCGGTGCGGTGATCGGCGATGAATCCGGGTCGCCCACGGTGGCCGCCGCGGCCGTCGTGATCACGATCGGTGCCGCCGCGGCATCCTATCGATGGATCGAGACGCCCATCCGACGCGACGGATTCCGTCTCACGATGCGCCGGACCGCACAAGCGCTCGCCTCGGGCGCGCCCGTGCGCCGATGGCGGGCCGTCGGGGTGGTCGCCGCGGCGGCGCTCGTCGTCGCCGGCACCACTGCCGCTGTCGCGCAGGCTCCCGAACGAACGGATGCGGAGCGGTACGTTCAGGCGGGACAGGATGCCGTTGCGGCAGCGTCCCCGTCACCGGGGGTCGCGGCGCCGTCCGCGCCGACGGACACGCCGGCACCGATTCTCGCGCCATCCGGACCCGCCCCGTCGCCGTCCCCGGTCGCCTCGCCTTCTGCTCCCGTGGCGCCGGTCATCACCGGTGATCAGGTCACTGCGGTCGGCGACTCCGTCATGCTGGCCTCGGCGCAGGCGCTGCTCAACCGATACCCCGGCATCCTGATCGATGCGCAGGTCTCGCGATCCGGGCGATCGGCGGCCGACGTGCTGCAGCAGCTCGCGGTGACCGGCCAGCTGCGCTCGTGCGTCGTCGTCGCACTGGGCACCAACGACTACTTCGGCCGTGGCACGCTCGACCGGGTCGTCGAGATCGTCGGGCCGGAGCGTCATCTCATCCTCATCACGGCATTCGCGCCGAGATCCTGGATCGGCGGGGTCAACCACGACATCCGCGCCTTCGCCGCGGCGCATCCGGGCGTCGTGGTCGGCGCGTGGGACGAAGCGATCGCGACCCGGACCGAACTGCTGGCAGCCGACGGCATCCACCCGACCGCAGCGGGAGCCGAGGTGTTCGCCGATGTCATCGCCGACGCCCTCGCCCGGGCGGCCTCCGCTGGGCCGTGA
- a CDS encoding arsenate reductase ArsC codes for MSDSKPTVLFVCVHNAGRSQMAAGYLQALAGDRVDVLSAGSEPKDQINPIAVDAMAEEGIDIANNTPKLLTVDAVKESDVVITMGCGDACPIFPGKRYEDWQLDDPAGQNAEAVRRIRDEIRARVEALITELAPTA; via the coding sequence ATGAGCGACAGCAAGCCGACCGTCCTGTTCGTCTGCGTCCACAATGCCGGTCGATCCCAGATGGCCGCCGGCTATCTGCAAGCCCTCGCCGGTGACCGCGTCGATGTGCTCTCCGCCGGCTCCGAACCCAAAGACCAGATCAACCCGATCGCCGTCGACGCCATGGCCGAAGAAGGCATCGACATCGCGAACAACACCCCGAAACTGCTCACCGTCGACGCAGTGAAGGAATCCGACGTCGTGATCACGATGGGGTGTGGCGACGCCTGCCCGATCTTCCCCGGCAAGCGTTACGAGGACTGGCAGCTCGACGACCCCGCTGGGCAGAACGCGGAGGCTGTCCGCCGCATCCGCGACGAGATCCGCGCCCGCGTAGAAGCCCTCATCACCGAACTCGCCCCGACCGCGTGA
- a CDS encoding NAD(P)-binding domain-containing protein, whose product MTLIDLTPRVASSDRMATLPVLIIGAGPVGLAAAANLAERGIDFTVLEAGDRPASAIRLWGHTRLFSPWRHLIDPASRRLLEAAGWTAPADEGRAPTGQDLVDDYLAPLAEIEQLRSRIRYGARVVAVTREGMDRTRTAGRDTTPFLIRLTTGTGRVEELTGRAVIDASGTYRTPNPLTSSGLDPVGAADVADLVVHALPDVLGADRARFAGRHTTVVGAGHSAANTVIGLAELAQGEPGTRATWLIRNASAARVSSSADDELAGRARLGSRVDQLVAAGVIEKIDSFEISAVHRDGPGLRLAGSRRGEAVAHDTDLVVGATGFRPDLTMLREVRLQLDDIVEAPIRLAPLIDPNLHSCGTVAPHGFDELRHPEPGFFLVGMKSYGRAPTFLLATGYEQVRSVVAWLDGDMRAAVDVQLTLPATGVCSTDPGSESSCCS is encoded by the coding sequence GTGACTCTGATCGACCTGACACCACGCGTTGCGTCCAGCGACCGGATGGCGACGCTGCCGGTGCTGATCATCGGCGCCGGCCCGGTCGGGCTGGCGGCCGCGGCGAACCTCGCCGAGCGCGGTATCGACTTCACGGTCCTGGAGGCCGGCGACCGACCGGCATCCGCCATCCGACTCTGGGGGCACACTCGGCTGTTCTCGCCCTGGCGGCACCTGATCGACCCCGCGTCCCGGCGGCTGCTGGAGGCGGCGGGCTGGACGGCGCCGGCCGACGAGGGTCGCGCCCCGACCGGGCAGGACCTCGTCGACGACTATCTGGCGCCACTGGCGGAGATCGAGCAGCTCCGCTCCCGGATCCGGTACGGCGCGAGAGTGGTCGCGGTGACCCGTGAGGGCATGGACCGCACCCGCACCGCTGGCCGCGACACCACCCCCTTCCTGATCCGCCTGACGACCGGCACCGGGCGGGTCGAGGAGCTGACCGGGCGCGCGGTGATCGACGCGTCCGGCACCTACCGCACCCCGAACCCGTTGACCTCGTCCGGGCTGGACCCGGTCGGAGCGGCGGACGTCGCCGACCTGGTGGTCCATGCACTGCCTGACGTGCTGGGCGCCGACCGGGCGCGGTTCGCGGGCCGACACACCACGGTGGTCGGTGCTGGCCACTCCGCCGCGAACACCGTGATCGGGTTGGCGGAACTGGCACAGGGCGAGCCGGGTACCCGGGCCACGTGGCTGATCCGCAACGCCTCCGCTGCCCGGGTCTCGTCGTCGGCAGACGACGAGCTCGCCGGCCGGGCACGGCTGGGATCCCGTGTCGACCAGCTCGTCGCCGCTGGGGTGATCGAGAAGATCGACTCCTTCGAGATCTCTGCCGTCCACCGCGACGGCCCCGGCCTTCGCCTGGCCGGGTCGCGGCGCGGCGAGGCGGTCGCCCACGACACCGACCTGGTGGTGGGCGCGACCGGGTTCCGCCCTGACCTGACCATGTTGCGAGAGGTCCGGCTGCAGCTGGACGACATCGTCGAAGCACCCATCCGGTTGGCGCCGCTGATCGACCCGAATCTGCACTCCTGCGGCACCGTCGCCCCGCACGGATTCGACGAGCTCCGCCACCCCGAGCCCGGATTCTTCCTGGTCGGGATGAAGTCGTACGGCCGGGCGCCGACCTTCCTGCTGGCCACCGGCTACGAGCAGGTGCGCTCCGTGGTCGCCTGGCTGGACGGCGACATGCGCGCCGCGGTCGACGTGCAGCTCACCCTGCCCGCCACCGGGGTCTGCTCCACCGACCCCGGCAGTGAAAGCTCGTGCTGCTCATGA